GCGGCGGGCGCCCGCCCCCGCGTACGACCTCCGGAGCGGCACCCCGGACCTCGCCGCCTTCCCGCGCGCCGAATGGCTCAAGGCGTACCGGCGGGCACTGACCGCCGCCCCCAACGAGGCCCTCGGGTACGGCGATCCGCGCGGCCGCGCCGAACTGCGCACCGCCCTCGCCGAGTACCTGGCCCGGGCCCGCGGCGTGCACGCCCGGCCCGAACGGATCGTGGTCTGCGCGGGGTTCGCGCACGGCCTGATGCTGCTGGGGCAGGTGCTGCGGGCGCGCGGGGCGCGGGCGGTGGCGGTGGAGTCGTACGGCATCGGCATGTACCCCGGGCTGCTGCGCGGCGCCGGCCTCGCCACCCCGGCGCTGCCCTTCGACGAACACGGCACCCGCGTCGACGGGTTGGGCGCGGACGTCGGCGCGGTGCTGCTGACCGCCGCCCACCAGTTCCCGCTCGGCGGGGCCCTGCCGCCCGACCGGCGGGCGGCGGTCGTCGACTGGGCGCGGGCCACCGGCGGGTTCGTCCTGGAGGACGACTACGACGGCGAGTTCCGCTACGACCGGCAGCCCGTCGGCGCGCTCCAGGGCCTCGACCCGGAGCGGGTCGTCTACCTCGGCACCGCCAGCAAGTCCCTCGCCCCCGGCCTGCGGCTCGCCTGGCTGGTCCTCCCGGAGGGCCTGGTGGACGAGGTCGCCACCGCGAAGGGCGGGGTGGTGGACTGGATGTGCGGCACCCCCGACCAGCTCGCCTTCGCGGAGTTCCTCGCCTCGGGCGCGCACGACCGGCACGTGCGGGCCATGCGGCTGCGCTACCGGCACCGCCGCGACCAGCTCGTCGCCGCGCTCGCCGCCCACGCGCCCGGGATCCGCGTCGGCGGCATCGCGGCCGGCCTGCACGCCGTCCTCGCACTGCCGCCCGGCACCGAACAGGCGGCCCTCCGCTCCGCCGCCTGGCAGGGGCTGGCGGTCCAGGGCCTCGACCGCTTCCGCCACCCGGACGCGGCCCCCTCCCTGGAGGGCCTCGTCATCGGCTACGGCACCCCGCCCGACAGCGCCTGGCAGGGCGCCCTCCAGACCCTCTGCCGGGTCCTGGAGGGCGTGGGGGAGGGGGACGCGCCCGAGGACGGCCCCGCCGCCTCTGAAAGGCTGGCACCGTGACGGACCACCACCCCGACCGCGCCACGGACGCGCACCCCACCCCCGCCGGGCACCCCGCCGCGCACTCCGGCCCCGCCGGGCGTCCCCGTCCTGGCGACGCGGAGGCCGCCGCGCGGGAGTTCACCGCGCACCGGGGGCGGCTCTTCGGGCTCGCCTACCGGATGCTCGGCTCGGCCGCGGAGGCCGAGGACGTCGTGCAGGACGCCTATCTGCGGTGGAGCGGCGCCGACCGGGGCGCCCTCACCCACCCCGGGGCGTGGCTCGCCAAGGTCGTCACCCACCTCTGCCTCAACCGGCTCACCTCGGCCCGGGCCACCCGCGAGTCGTACACCGGCACCTGGCTGCCGGAACCGGTCCTCGCCGAGGCCGGCACCGGGCCGCTGGAGGCCGTCGAGCGGCACGACGACGTGTCCACGGCCCTGCTGCTCCTGCTGGAGCGGCTCACCCCCGCCGAGCGGGCCGTGTACGTGCTCCGCGAGGCGTTCGGCTACCCGCACCGGGAGATCGCCGGCCTCCTCGACCTCGGCGAGGCCAACTGCCGCCAGCTGTACGGGCGGGCCGCCCGGCGGGTGGCCGAGGCCGACGACGCCGGGGCCGCCGCCCGCTTCGAACCGCCCGCGCCCGGACGGCGGCGCGAGTTCGTCGACTCCTTCGTCGCCGCCGCCCGCGACGGCGACCTGGCGGGGCTGGAGAAGGTCCTCGCCCGGGACGTCGTGTGGTGGAGCGACGGCGGCGGCAAGGTCCGGGCGGCCCTCCGGCCGGTCCGGGGCCGCGACCACGTGGTCCGCTTCCTCGCCGGTGTCGCCCGCCGCACCGAGGAGGGCTCCCGGCTCACGGTCGCCGAGGTCAACGGCGCACCCGGGATCGTCCAGCACGTCGGCGGGCGGATCACCGGCGTCGCCACGGTGGCGCTCCGCGCGGACGGCCGGATCGGCGAGGTGTGGTTCGTCTCCAACCCGGACAAGCTCGGCCACGCGACCCGCCGGTTCGCCGCCTACCCGGAGGGCGGCGGCTGAGCCGTCACGGCGACTCGGTCCGCAGGGGGTCCCGCGGGTCCGGCCGGTGCGGCGCGGCCGGCGCCTCCGGCGGCTCGCCGAACCGGGCCAGCGCCAGGCTCGCGGCGACCGCCACCGCGAAGCCCGTGACGGCCAGCCAGCCGAGGCCCTCGCGGGTGCGGTCGCCGAGCCAGACGACGCCCGCCGCCGCCGGACCCAGCGTCTCGCCCAGGACCATGCCCGCCGTCGCCGTCGTCACGGCGCCCCGCTGGAAGGCCGAGGTCAGCAGCAGGAACGCCGCCCCGCCACCGAGCAGCAGCGCCCACAGAGCCGGGTCGGCGAGGTCGATCCCGTCGAGGAGCCGCACCGCCACCTCCACCACCCCGAAGCCGATCCCGGAGCCGAGGCCGAGGACCAGCGCCCGCGGCCGGACCGGCAGCCGTCCGGCCGCCGCGCCGAGCAGCAGCACCCCCGCCGCGATCCCGAGCAGCGCCCACGGCAGCCACGGCGGGCCCGGCCGGTGCCCCTCCCGGCCCGACGCGAGCGCCAGCGCGGCGAGCCCCGCGCAGACCGCCGCCACCGCGCCCCACTCGACCGGGCGCAGCCGGACCCGGAGCATCCGGGAGGCCAGCGCCGCCGTGACGGCGAGGCTCGCGGCGAGCGCCGCGCCGACCGCGTACAGGGGGAGGGCGCGCAGGGCCACCACCTCCAGGAGGAAGCCGAGGCCGTCGAGGCCGAGCCCGACGGCGTACCGCCACTGCCGCAGCGCCCGCCACAGCAGTCCGACGTCCACCCCGCTGCCCGTCCCGGGTTCGGCCGCGCGCGCGGCGGCGGCCTGGAAGACGGTGGCGGCGCCGAAGCACAGCGCCGATCCGAGCGCGCAAACCATACCGAAGAGCACATAGGGACTCTAGGTGCCGAGGCCGGAAAGCGGCGGCCTACACTGTGCGGTCGCGAGCCCCGCGGTCATACGAACGGCCGCGCGGACACGCCACGCGCACACGACGGTGCGCGGCCACGCGAAGGGGAGGGCGAGGGACATGCGGAGGCTCA
The Streptomyces roseofulvus genome window above contains:
- a CDS encoding PLP-dependent aminotransferase family protein: MRDDWATFGADLHLDLRGTRLRAGLMDALREAVRGGRLAPGSRLPSSRQLAADLGIARNTVADAYAELVAEGWLTARQGSGTRVARRAAPRPDPASAEPPAAPAAPDALAPGGTPWQPPSGQLVRASRRRAPAPAYDLRSGTPDLAAFPRAEWLKAYRRALTAAPNEALGYGDPRGRAELRTALAEYLARARGVHARPERIVVCAGFAHGLMLLGQVLRARGARAVAVESYGIGMYPGLLRGAGLATPALPFDEHGTRVDGLGADVGAVLLTAAHQFPLGGALPPDRRAAVVDWARATGGFVLEDDYDGEFRYDRQPVGALQGLDPERVVYLGTASKSLAPGLRLAWLVLPEGLVDEVATAKGGVVDWMCGTPDQLAFAEFLASGAHDRHVRAMRLRYRHRRDQLVAALAAHAPGIRVGGIAAGLHAVLALPPGTEQAALRSAAWQGLAVQGLDRFRHPDAAPSLEGLVIGYGTPPDSAWQGALQTLCRVLEGVGEGDAPEDGPAASERLAP
- a CDS encoding RNA polymerase sigma-70 factor, with the protein product MTDHHPDRATDAHPTPAGHPAAHSGPAGRPRPGDAEAAAREFTAHRGRLFGLAYRMLGSAAEAEDVVQDAYLRWSGADRGALTHPGAWLAKVVTHLCLNRLTSARATRESYTGTWLPEPVLAEAGTGPLEAVERHDDVSTALLLLLERLTPAERAVYVLREAFGYPHREIAGLLDLGEANCRQLYGRAARRVAEADDAGAAARFEPPAPGRRREFVDSFVAAARDGDLAGLEKVLARDVVWWSDGGGKVRAALRPVRGRDHVVRFLAGVARRTEEGSRLTVAEVNGAPGIVQHVGGRITGVATVALRADGRIGEVWFVSNPDKLGHATRRFAAYPEGGG